In a genomic window of Muntiacus reevesi chromosome 1, mMunRee1.1, whole genome shotgun sequence:
- the CRNN gene encoding cornulin, giving the protein MLTRNPYLCQDHHFGKDSKMPQLLRNINGIIEAFRRYARMEGDCAVLERGELKRLLEKEFADVIVKPHDPATVDEVLRLLDEDDTGTVEFKEFLVLVFKVAQACFETLSEGPEGACGSQESGHDTPAAIQEPGEGQRSSPAVGRPGNRQGPAGNSDAQSEQASGGPGGPGPQTQGQDISSAQVSHQDRQSESQRQEGVSQSTQERGHVEQAQRIREDKSPQTRERGTERQPQAREQDRAHQTSEAGTGTITQTHTSTTQTVEQNRSHHTGSASTQPRESTRGTETHGQDGRQTSQVVTGGHIQTQTRSQTQTHTHTAEQDRSHQTGSVSTQPRESTCGQIRGTEAHSQDRNQTSQAVTGGHIHTQGGAPQAVEQDRGQITSHTGAGEQGQTQRQSGSSWRQTQVSTGEAGEKVLGGQAQTGASTVTGRRDPSGTHPPCSVTGGQGEREPTAVQQEWVDDHTRETVIRRQDQGSLHTSVPSAQGREAAQPEGKRGLTARGLYSYFKSSRP; this is encoded by the exons ATGCTTACCAGGAACCCCTACCTGTGCCAAGACCATCACTTTGGAAAA GACTCGAAGATGCCGCAGTTACTGCGAAACATTAATGGGATCATCGAAGCCTTCAGGCGCTATGCCAGGATGGAGGGCGATTGCGCAGTGCTGGAAAGAGGGGAGCTGAAAAGGCTCCTGGAGAAAGAGTTCGCTGACGTCATCGTG AAACCCCATGATCCGGCCACTGTGGATGAAGTCCTGCGCCTGCTGGATGAAGATGACACAGGGACAGTGGAATTCAAGGAATTCTTGGTCTTGGTGTTCAAAGTCGCCCAGGCCTGTTTCGAGACACTGAGTGAGGGTCCTGAGGGAGCGTGTGGATCTCAGGAGTCTGGCCATGATACCCCTGCAGCCATCCAAGAGCcaggggaaggacagagaagcagcCCTGCAGTGGGAAGGCCTGGGAACAGACAAGGCCCTGCAGGGAACAGCGACGCACAGAGTGAGCAGGCTTCTGGGGGGCCGGGAGGGCCTGGGCCACAGACCCAGGGTCAGGACATCAGCTCTGCTCAGGTCAGTCACCAGGACAGGCAATCGGAGTCCCAGAGACAGGAGGGAGTGAGCCAGTCTACACAAGAAAGGGGTCACGTGGAGCAGGCCCAGAGAATTCGAGAAGACAAGAGTCCTCAGACCAGAGAGAGGGGGACAGAGAGACAGCCACAGGCCAGGGAACAGGACAGAGCCCACCAGACAAGTGAGGCCGGCACTGGAACCATAACTCAGACCCACACAAGTACCACTCAGACGGTGGAACAAAATAGGAGCCATCACACAGGAAGCGCCAGCACCCAGCCACGGGAGTCCACCAGAGGGACTGAGACCCACGGACAAGATGGAAGGCAGACAAGCCAAGTGGTGACAGGAGGACACATTCAGACACAGACAAG GTCACAAACCCAGACACACACTCATACCGCGGAGCAGGACAGGAGCCATCAGACAGGAAGTGTCAGCACCCAGCCACGGGAGTCCACCTGTGGCCAGATCAGAGGAACTGAAGCCCACAGTCAGGACAGGAACCAGACAAGCCAA GCTGTGACAGGAGGACACATTCACACACAGGGAGGTGCCCCCCAGGCCGTGGAACAGGACAGGGGCCAGATTACAAGCCACACCGGGGCAGGAGAGCAGGGCCAGACGCAGAGGCAGTCAGGCAGTAGTTGGAGACAGACACAGGTGAGCACCGGCGAGGCAGGAGAGAAAGTGCTGGGAGGGCAGGCCCAGACTGGGGCGAGCACTGTGACGGGCAGGCGGGACCCGAGCGGTACCCACCCACCGTGCAGTGTGACAGGAGGTCAGGGAGAAAGAGAGCCCACCGCGGTTCAGCAGGAGTGGGTTGATGACCACACGAGGGAGACAGTGATCCGAAGGCAGGACCAGGGCAGTCTGCACACTAGTGTCCCTTCGGCACAAGGCCGGGAGGCAGCCCAGCCAGAAGGGAAGCGAGGACTCACAGCGAGGGGACTGTATTCCTACTTCAAAAGCAGCAGGCCGTGA